The Thermosynechococcus sp. genome has a segment encoding these proteins:
- a CDS encoding efflux RND transporter permease subunit, whose protein sequence is MSSPRFSLSDWAVTRHIGTLMLTLTVVVLAVFILMRLQVDLLPSITYPRIGVRLDMPGVVPSVAVEEVTKPLEEALSRTEGVVQVYSQTREGQVSIDLFFEPGGDVDQALNEVTAAFNRARSALPDIIESPRLFKFDPSQLPVYEFALTSETLSGRELRVFADEDLERELSIVPGVAGVDVSGGTTEEVRILVDLDRLQATGVGLNQILTALSDRNQDVSGGRIRGQSAEPLTRTVGRFRNPSDIEDVVLTGTNGQRVYLRDVAQVVDGSAEQRVFVTLNGQPAVKISILKQPAANTVEVADGIKRRLTELQAANLVPRDAQIIPVLDESVYIRNSLNNVITAGLTGTLLAAIAVLLFLGSVRQTLIILLAIPLSTMAALLLMGLFNFSLNVFSLGGLALGVGIVVDNAIVMLETLADIDPQHMSQEQYLEELKRRSQGIESALVASTLTNLVAILPFLLLGGLIALLFNELILTISFAVAASLLVALTVVPALASRLLGVRVQNRLRQVALIRLFNEKFLWLRGRYEWALGHVLRARWLAVGLAIALLGGSSWFLGQQIPQELLPRINTGQVNLNAIFAPGTPLPQSRRMMEAVDAVLMAQPGTEAVFTTTGGALFGTNTIANPLRANSNIILRRGVNVDRYITTATKALDQLNLVGVRLRLSPGQVRGIILTNSPLRGADVDVILQGNDEDTLSRFGRQVLRVLDEKATLVRFRPDADPRQPEIQILPDWERVSELGLNTLNLGQTIQTALTGFVPTQLQRGDRLVDIRVQLNSESIQNPADLATIPLFTANNRPLRLGDVARIEPSQAPAEIRRINRQQVFMLAGNLVEGASLSAAIAEINTILRELEFPPGVSLMPSTAAQANQQLQQALGVLGSLAAFLVFVVMAVQYNSLLDPLVIMFTIPLALAGGIGGLYLTRTAIGATVIVGAILLVGIVVNNAIIMVELANEIYQQEGCSRSQAIRKAAPARLRPIMMTTITTVVGMFPLALGLGEGSEFLQPLGIVVFSGLAVATLLTLFLIPCFYVILHGFERSSGSAGATFSEPMIAPTRPAAEEC, encoded by the coding sequence ATGAGCTCCCCACGCTTTAGTTTGAGTGACTGGGCGGTGACCCGCCACATCGGCACCCTGATGCTGACCCTCACCGTCGTTGTTTTGGCGGTCTTTATCCTCATGCGGCTGCAAGTGGATTTGTTGCCCTCGATTACGTACCCCCGCATTGGGGTACGCCTGGATATGCCGGGGGTGGTACCTAGTGTTGCCGTTGAGGAGGTGACCAAGCCCCTTGAGGAAGCCCTCAGTCGCACGGAGGGAGTGGTGCAGGTCTATTCCCAAACCCGTGAAGGGCAAGTCAGTATTGACCTATTCTTTGAACCCGGTGGCGATGTTGATCAGGCCCTCAATGAGGTCACCGCTGCCTTTAACCGTGCCCGCAGTGCTTTGCCCGATATTATTGAGTCGCCGCGACTCTTTAAGTTTGATCCATCGCAATTGCCAGTTTATGAGTTTGCACTGACCTCAGAAACCCTCAGTGGCCGCGAGTTACGAGTCTTTGCCGATGAGGATTTGGAGCGCGAACTCAGTATCGTCCCTGGTGTGGCAGGGGTGGATGTCTCTGGGGGAACGACCGAAGAAGTACGAATTCTTGTGGATCTGGATCGATTGCAGGCCACAGGGGTGGGGTTGAACCAAATTTTAACGGCGCTGAGCGATCGCAACCAAGATGTCTCCGGCGGGCGCATTCGCGGCCAAAGCGCAGAACCTTTAACCCGAACAGTGGGACGCTTTCGCAATCCTAGTGACATTGAGGATGTGGTGCTCACAGGCACCAATGGTCAGCGGGTCTATCTGCGGGATGTGGCACAAGTTGTTGATGGTAGTGCCGAACAACGGGTATTTGTGACGCTCAATGGCCAACCCGCCGTTAAAATCAGCATTCTCAAGCAACCGGCAGCCAATACAGTGGAAGTGGCCGATGGGATCAAGCGACGTTTAACGGAGCTACAGGCAGCCAATCTCGTGCCCCGCGATGCGCAGATTATTCCTGTCCTTGATGAGTCGGTTTATATCCGCAACTCCTTAAACAATGTGATCACCGCAGGCCTGACGGGAACCCTCTTGGCGGCGATCGCTGTGCTGCTGTTTCTGGGTTCGGTGCGGCAAACCTTGATTATTTTGCTGGCCATTCCCCTATCCACGATGGCGGCACTGCTGCTGATGGGGCTATTTAATTTCTCCCTCAATGTTTTTAGCTTGGGTGGCCTCGCGCTCGGGGTTGGCATCGTCGTGGATAACGCCATTGTGATGTTAGAAACTTTGGCGGATATTGACCCTCAGCACATGAGCCAAGAACAGTACCTTGAGGAGTTAAAACGGCGTAGCCAAGGTATTGAATCAGCGCTTGTGGCATCTACCCTCACTAACTTGGTTGCCATTTTGCCTTTTTTGTTGTTGGGGGGCTTGATTGCACTGCTCTTTAATGAGTTGATTCTAACGATTAGTTTTGCCGTTGCCGCATCGCTGCTGGTGGCACTCACGGTGGTGCCGGCCTTGGCCTCCCGCCTTTTGGGGGTACGGGTGCAAAATCGCCTACGGCAAGTGGCCCTTATTCGCCTTTTTAATGAAAAGTTCCTCTGGCTGAGGGGACGCTATGAATGGGCCTTGGGGCACGTGCTACGGGCACGCTGGCTAGCGGTTGGGCTGGCGATCGCCCTGTTGGGGGGTAGCAGTTGGTTCCTAGGCCAGCAAATTCCCCAAGAGTTGCTACCGCGGATTAATACTGGTCAAGTCAACCTGAACGCCATTTTTGCGCCCGGCACCCCCTTGCCCCAGAGTCGCCGCATGATGGAGGCCGTGGATGCGGTGCTGATGGCCCAACCGGGTACAGAGGCCGTCTTTACCACAACGGGTGGTGCCCTCTTTGGCACCAATACGATTGCCAATCCGTTGCGGGCAAATAGCAACATTATTCTGCGGCGGGGTGTTAACGTGGATCGCTATATCACCACCGCCACGAAAGCCCTTGATCAGCTCAACCTGGTGGGGGTGCGGTTGCGTCTGAGCCCTGGCCAGGTGCGTGGCATTATTCTCACCAACTCACCCCTGCGCGGTGCAGATGTGGACGTCATCCTACAGGGTAACGATGAAGACACCCTGAGCCGCTTTGGTCGCCAAGTGCTGCGAGTCCTTGATGAAAAGGCCACATTAGTGCGCTTTCGTCCCGATGCCGATCCTCGCCAACCCGAAATTCAAATTCTGCCGGATTGGGAGCGGGTCAGCGAACTAGGGCTGAATACCCTCAATCTTGGCCAGACGATTCAAACAGCCTTGACGGGGTTTGTGCCAACGCAGCTGCAACGGGGCGATCGCCTAGTCGATATTCGCGTCCAACTAAACAGTGAGAGCATCCAAAACCCTGCCGACCTGGCCACGATTCCCCTGTTTACCGCCAACAACCGTCCCCTCCGCCTTGGGGATGTCGCTCGCATCGAACCCAGTCAAGCACCGGCGGAAATTCGGCGGATCAATCGGCAGCAAGTCTTTATGCTGGCGGGTAATCTGGTCGAAGGCGCCAGTCTCAGTGCCGCGATTGCTGAGATCAACACCATTCTGAGGGAGCTTGAGTTCCCGCCGGGGGTGTCCCTGATGCCCAGTACAGCAGCTCAAGCCAATCAGCAATTGCAGCAAGCCTTAGGGGTCTTGGGCAGTTTGGCGGCCTTTCTCGTGTTTGTGGTCATGGCGGTACAGTACAACTCGCTGCTTGACCCCCTAGTGATTATGTTTACCATTCCCTTGGCTCTGGCCGGTGGAATTGGGGGCTTGTACCTAACACGGACGGCCATTGGCGCCACGGTGATTGTCGGTGCCATCTTACTGGTGGGAATTGTTGTCAACAATGCCATCATCATGGTGGAACTGGCCAACGAAATTTACCAGCAGGAGGGCTGTAGCCGTAGCCAAGCCATTCGTAAAGCTGCCCCTGCCCGTCTGCGCCCGATTATGATGACCACGATTACAACGGTGGTGGGCATGTTCCCCTTGGCATTGGGGCTAGGCGAAGGCTCAGAATTTTTGCAGCCCCTTGGCATTGTTGTGTTTTCTGGCTTGGCTGTGGCAACACTGCTCACCCTCTTTCTCATTCCCTGTTTTTATGTGATTCTGCATGGCTTTGAGCGATCAAGCGGCAGTGCTGGTGCAACATTTTCAGAACCAATGATTGCCCCTACCCGCCCTGCTGCTGAAGAATGTTGA